In a genomic window of Candidatus Cloacimonadota bacterium:
- a CDS encoding homoserine dehydrogenase: MAKPRLMLIGCGTVGVGLLEIIQKKKTDISLVAISDFKKGSINCPDGLHIDKILNILHEGRSLDEYSCNNGNCGCTLNKGWDALKTIRECDADIMAEMTFTDLKTGQPATQHIEEALKRGMNVTTSNKGPAALYYNKLKKLADDNGVKFLIEGTVMSGTPVFNLTRECFAGCDITQVKGILNGTTNYILTKMEQEGWSYEDALKKAQELGYAEADPTADVEGFDALAKVVILSNVLLGGHVKPDDVPCQGISSITLEDIKAAAAENMRYKLIGSTRREGNKIIASVKPVKLPMTDPLTGVNGANNALTFTTDLLGDVTIQGAGAGKIETGFSIFVDLLNIIR, from the coding sequence ATGGCAAAACCAAGACTAATGTTGATCGGATGCGGCACTGTGGGAGTAGGACTGCTGGAGATCATACAAAAGAAAAAAACCGATATCTCGCTTGTTGCGATTTCCGATTTCAAGAAAGGTTCGATCAATTGTCCAGATGGACTTCATATCGATAAAATTCTTAATATATTACATGAAGGAAGATCACTCGATGAGTATTCATGCAACAACGGTAATTGCGGCTGCACACTGAACAAGGGGTGGGATGCGCTCAAAACCATTCGTGAGTGCGATGCAGATATTATGGCAGAAATGACCTTCACGGATTTAAAAACAGGTCAACCCGCGACGCAGCACATTGAGGAAGCTCTTAAGCGTGGGATGAATGTTACGACTTCGAACAAAGGTCCAGCTGCACTGTATTACAATAAGTTAAAAAAACTAGCTGATGATAATGGTGTAAAATTTCTTATTGAAGGTACTGTGATGAGTGGGACTCCTGTTTTTAACCTTACTCGGGAATGCTTTGCCGGATGTGATATCACACAAGTTAAAGGTATACTGAATGGCACCACGAACTACATCCTCACAAAAATGGAACAGGAGGGTTGGTCGTATGAAGATGCCCTGAAGAAAGCACAGGAGCTTGGCTATGCCGAAGCTGATCCCACCGCAGATGTTGAAGGTTTTGATGCGCTGGCAAAAGTTGTAATACTCAGTAATGTACTACTTGGAGGACATGTTAAGCCTGATGATGTGCCCTGCCAAGGAATCAGTTCAATCACCTTGGAAGACATCAAAGCTGCAGCAGCTGAGAACATGAGATACAAGCTCATCGGTTCAACCCGTAGAGAAGGCAATAAAATTATCGCATCTGTAAAGCCGGTGAAGTTGCCTATGACCGATCCGCTTACCGGTGTGAATGGCGCAAACAATGCTCTGACTTTCACCACAGATTTACTTGGAGATGTAACCATACAGGGCGCAGGCGCCGGTAAGATCGAAACCGGATTCTCGATATTTGTGGATCTATTAAATATTATCAGATAA